A part of Paenarthrobacter sp. A20 genomic DNA contains:
- a CDS encoding cysteine desulfurase — MTAVSTPASLQRSVHAMDNAEVLRIRNDFPVLDQLVNGKPLIYLDSGATSQNPLSVIEAEQEYYEQRNAAVHRGAHHLAVEATEVFEDARQTVADFVGARYEETVWTSNATEGLNLISYALSNAALWAAQGRGGSALKDLAIGPGDEIVVTEMEHHANLIPWQELAFRTGATLKFIPVTDEGTLRLDAAADIVGERTRLLAFTHASNVLGTINPVAELVALARRVGALVVLDACQSVPHMAVDVKELDVDFAVFSGHKMLAPTGVGVLYGKQELLDVLPPFLTGGSMITTVTMERAEYLPAPQRFEAGTQRISQAVALAAAVNYLTETGIDRIHAWEATLGQRLVTGLEGIDGIRVVGPASGSERIGLAAFDVAGVHAHDVGQFLDDRGIAVRVGHHCAQPLHRRLGLTATTRASTYLYNTTDDVDAFLDAVSGVRAYFQA; from the coding sequence TTGACTGCCGTATCAACCCCCGCCTCTCTGCAGCGGTCCGTGCATGCCATGGACAACGCGGAGGTGTTGCGGATCCGGAACGACTTCCCGGTGCTGGACCAGCTGGTCAACGGCAAGCCCCTGATCTACCTCGATTCCGGCGCCACGTCGCAGAACCCGCTCAGCGTCATCGAGGCCGAGCAGGAGTACTACGAGCAACGCAATGCAGCCGTTCACCGCGGCGCGCACCACCTCGCCGTGGAAGCCACGGAGGTCTTCGAGGACGCACGCCAGACCGTCGCGGACTTCGTCGGCGCCCGGTACGAGGAAACCGTGTGGACCTCCAACGCCACCGAAGGCCTCAACCTGATCAGTTATGCCTTGTCCAACGCTGCTCTCTGGGCAGCGCAGGGGAGGGGCGGTTCGGCGTTGAAGGACCTGGCCATCGGACCGGGCGACGAGATCGTGGTCACCGAGATGGAACACCACGCCAACCTCATCCCCTGGCAGGAACTCGCCTTCAGGACAGGAGCCACGCTCAAGTTCATCCCCGTTACGGACGAAGGGACCCTGCGGCTCGACGCCGCCGCTGACATCGTGGGGGAGCGGACCAGGCTCCTGGCCTTCACCCATGCGTCGAACGTCCTGGGCACCATCAACCCGGTGGCGGAGTTGGTGGCCCTCGCCCGCCGGGTTGGAGCCCTGGTTGTGTTGGACGCGTGCCAGTCCGTGCCGCACATGGCAGTTGACGTCAAGGAACTGGACGTCGATTTCGCCGTGTTCTCGGGGCACAAAATGTTGGCGCCCACCGGGGTTGGCGTGCTTTACGGAAAGCAGGAACTCCTTGATGTCCTGCCGCCGTTCCTTACGGGCGGCTCCATGATCACCACTGTCACCATGGAGCGGGCGGAGTACCTGCCGGCACCCCAGCGGTTCGAGGCCGGCACCCAGCGCATCTCCCAGGCCGTGGCGCTCGCGGCCGCCGTGAACTACCTCACGGAGACCGGGATCGACCGCATCCATGCGTGGGAAGCAACGCTGGGACAGCGACTGGTAACGGGACTGGAGGGCATTGACGGCATCCGTGTCGTCGGTCCAGCCTCCGGGTCCGAGCGGATCGGTTTGGCGGCGTTTGACGTCGCCGGTGTCCACGCCCACGACGTCGGCCAGTTCCTGGACGACCGCGGCATCGCCGTTCGCGTCGGTCACCACTGCGCCCAACCCCTCCACCGCCGCTTGGGGCTGACGGCAACGACGCGAGCGAGTACTTACCTCTACAACACAACGGACGACGTCGACGCTTTCCTCGACGCTGTTTCCGGGGTCCGGGCCTACTTCCAGGCCTGA
- a CDS encoding ATP-binding protein, which produces MLPDPWLDEDTVTVGLRPSAFPDRTRLLDIILSAVPSSSTSGIVVVGDRGSGKSHLLLSVKAGLPDSMDVRSFAGKPELKTTSYGALGAAPAEEGDGAALPGLHVLRALTSTLGAAGYLYTPTLGRRRNKRQSQPERPPLVLLVDDIHYVDPASLAVLLQLIPGFGATLVATADSRRPLPPDLYQLWEDGFLEQYFLPPFTFSEAHVVCEAVLGGRVQRRASSLLAAMSGFNVGLLGLAINDARHAGLLMRKDGFWTIDVRVHCHWPAVVAQVHAENAARPPEERHALELIALAEPVALDVVERHFGRKAVEDLLDNHHIRLLPGRPPLVRTSSWLRGEGTRLSVPRPRSLALRLGVEEPQLTRESAPTMLRWMNWTLDCGLTLSDELLLAAAPAADRPSTAELALRAAAAVTEPGRQDEARLLRARALVAEGHIGEAAPELRELAAKAGSATVKTDAANRLVALELLGAVSDEPATGAPEQVTTRDTGLEQVPQGVSGLVLENVREAERLLQSGAAPEALERSTAAMAAVEADVGLEMFRPGVLLRHVVCLRNNLAWGQVDSLLECPSAFVLPKYLAVCLEVARGYAELSQGLPRAARGTLEPVLAELSDAGLPPVLALAAAMLAYSEALCGNPDLAMERVKQSLAALSRVSRGPADLLPELSTVYLAAAQDQVSGKPSHLMALAGQLHAQGSTLMEAEAVSLLTLNASSAAVDDLVIQRRLAGLAADIHGAGGAALGTYASALLDNDPKTLESAGRSLSADRQFAHAAICYSRAASGYEARTRSAASRRAAVLVERLRGAFDSEAVPPLGWVPGRAGG; this is translated from the coding sequence ATGCTGCCGGATCCCTGGCTGGACGAAGACACCGTCACAGTCGGGCTGAGGCCATCAGCATTCCCGGACCGGACGCGGCTCCTCGATATCATCCTTTCCGCAGTACCGTCATCCTCCACCAGCGGCATCGTGGTGGTGGGAGACCGAGGATCCGGAAAGAGCCACCTGTTGCTCTCCGTCAAAGCGGGGCTCCCCGACTCCATGGACGTCAGGAGCTTTGCAGGCAAGCCAGAGCTCAAAACCACCAGTTACGGAGCCTTGGGCGCGGCCCCTGCGGAGGAAGGCGACGGGGCAGCACTACCAGGACTTCACGTACTCAGGGCCCTCACCAGCACCCTTGGCGCTGCCGGGTATCTGTACACCCCAACGCTTGGCCGACGCCGGAACAAGCGCCAGTCGCAACCGGAACGTCCTCCGTTGGTATTGCTGGTAGACGACATCCACTACGTGGATCCGGCCTCGCTGGCCGTCCTGCTGCAGCTCATCCCCGGCTTCGGGGCAACGTTGGTGGCAACCGCGGACAGTCGCCGGCCCCTTCCGCCGGACCTCTACCAACTGTGGGAAGACGGCTTCCTGGAGCAGTATTTTCTTCCACCCTTTACTTTCTCGGAGGCACACGTGGTGTGCGAGGCCGTCCTGGGCGGCAGGGTCCAACGCCGCGCCAGCAGTCTTCTCGCTGCCATGAGCGGCTTCAACGTGGGCCTGCTTGGATTGGCAATCAACGATGCCCGCCACGCAGGGCTTCTTATGCGGAAGGACGGCTTCTGGACCATCGACGTCCGGGTCCATTGCCACTGGCCCGCTGTCGTTGCGCAGGTGCACGCCGAAAACGCTGCCCGCCCACCTGAGGAACGGCATGCGCTGGAACTCATCGCGCTCGCAGAGCCCGTGGCGCTGGACGTCGTGGAACGCCACTTCGGCCGGAAGGCAGTGGAGGATCTCCTGGACAACCACCACATCAGGTTGCTCCCCGGACGGCCACCGCTGGTCCGGACGAGTTCCTGGCTGCGTGGGGAGGGCACCCGCCTGTCTGTGCCGCGCCCCAGGAGCCTTGCACTCCGGCTGGGTGTTGAGGAGCCGCAACTTACGCGGGAATCGGCGCCCACCATGCTGCGCTGGATGAACTGGACCTTGGACTGCGGCCTCACACTCTCTGATGAGCTCCTCCTGGCTGCCGCCCCGGCCGCGGACAGGCCATCCACCGCAGAGCTTGCGCTGCGGGCCGCCGCAGCTGTGACAGAGCCCGGCCGGCAGGACGAGGCAAGGCTGCTCAGGGCACGGGCACTGGTGGCCGAAGGCCATATCGGCGAAGCGGCGCCGGAACTTCGGGAATTGGCAGCAAAGGCCGGGTCCGCCACCGTAAAGACCGATGCCGCGAACCGACTCGTGGCGCTGGAACTCCTGGGCGCTGTTTCCGATGAACCGGCAACTGGTGCTCCGGAGCAAGTGACCACAAGGGACACCGGGCTGGAGCAGGTGCCCCAAGGGGTGTCCGGGCTGGTGCTTGAAAACGTCCGGGAAGCCGAGCGCCTGCTGCAATCCGGAGCTGCCCCGGAGGCATTGGAGAGGTCCACAGCGGCAATGGCGGCCGTGGAAGCGGACGTGGGCTTGGAAATGTTCCGGCCAGGGGTGCTGCTCCGGCATGTGGTGTGCCTGCGGAACAACCTTGCGTGGGGGCAGGTGGATTCGCTCCTGGAATGCCCTTCCGCGTTCGTGCTCCCTAAGTATTTGGCCGTGTGCCTGGAGGTGGCCCGCGGATACGCCGAACTCAGCCAAGGGCTCCCGCGTGCGGCGCGGGGAACCCTGGAACCGGTGCTTGCGGAACTGTCCGACGCCGGCCTGCCGCCGGTACTCGCCCTGGCCGCAGCCATGCTGGCCTACTCGGAGGCGCTCTGCGGCAACCCGGACCTTGCCATGGAACGGGTGAAGCAGAGCCTGGCCGCACTCTCACGCGTGTCCCGGGGGCCCGCGGACCTCTTGCCTGAGCTCAGCACCGTGTACTTGGCAGCGGCGCAGGACCAAGTGTCGGGCAAGCCAAGCCACTTGATGGCGCTGGCCGGACAACTTCACGCCCAAGGCAGTACGTTGATGGAAGCGGAGGCAGTGTCCCTCCTGACGCTCAACGCAAGCAGCGCCGCCGTCGACGATCTTGTGATCCAGCGCCGCCTGGCGGGGCTGGCTGCGGACATTCACGGCGCGGGCGGAGCAGCCCTGGGAACGTATGCCTCCGCACTGCTGGACAACGACCCCAAGACGCTCGAGTCGGCAGGGCGGAGCTTGTCCGCAGACCGGCAGTTTGCGCATGCAGCCATCTGCTATTCGCGGGCAGCCAGTGGATATGAAGCAAGAACCCGGAGCGCGGCGAGCCGGCGGGCCGCGGTACTCGTTGAGCGGCTGCGCGGTGCGTTCGACAGCGAAGCGGTTCCGCCGCTGGGCTGGGTGCCCGGGAGGGCAGGCGGCTGA
- the nhaA gene encoding Na+/H+ antiporter NhaA, giving the protein MPAHREEPPVAQQLPPSPDTSSSSKVFSRSTYPEYRRILSILRTETVGGALLLAATVVALIWANSPAADGYFALRDVKIGYEPWHLELSLGHWASDGLLAVFFFLAGLELKREFVAGELRKPARAVVPVAAAVGGVVVPALIFVLFNLGSPETLKGWAIPTATDIAFALAVLAVINTHLPAALRTFLLTLAVVDDLIAIGIIAFFYSTGLQPLMLLAALVPLALFTFLVQKRIRSWYLLVPLALATWGFVHASGIHATVAGVLLGFAVPVLASGKKGEPSEGLAEHFEHRLRPFSAGFAVPVFAFFSAGVALGGLDGMGAALSDPVAVGIVAALVVGKAVGVFGTTFLVTKTTRASLDSSIAWIDLFGLALLAGIGFTVSLLIGELSFGTGSAHNDHAKVAILAGSLIAALLAAVVLRARNRRYRQVQAEEERDDDGDGVPDVFARA; this is encoded by the coding sequence ATGCCCGCCCACCGTGAGGAGCCCCCCGTGGCCCAGCAACTCCCTCCTTCGCCCGATACCAGCAGCTCCAGCAAAGTCTTCTCCCGCTCCACGTACCCCGAGTACCGCCGGATCCTCTCCATTCTCCGCACGGAAACCGTGGGCGGCGCACTCCTCCTGGCGGCCACCGTCGTCGCCCTGATCTGGGCCAACTCGCCCGCAGCAGATGGCTACTTCGCGCTCCGCGATGTCAAGATCGGCTACGAACCCTGGCATCTTGAACTCAGCCTTGGCCATTGGGCCTCGGACGGCCTGTTGGCAGTCTTCTTCTTCCTCGCCGGCCTTGAGCTCAAGCGCGAATTCGTTGCCGGCGAACTCCGCAAACCGGCCCGGGCAGTGGTCCCGGTGGCCGCGGCCGTCGGCGGCGTCGTGGTTCCGGCGTTGATCTTCGTCCTGTTCAACCTGGGATCCCCCGAAACGCTCAAGGGCTGGGCCATTCCCACGGCCACTGACATCGCCTTCGCCCTTGCCGTGCTGGCCGTCATCAACACGCACCTGCCCGCTGCCCTGCGGACCTTCCTGCTGACTCTCGCCGTGGTGGACGACCTCATCGCCATCGGCATTATCGCTTTCTTCTACTCCACGGGCCTCCAGCCCTTGATGCTGTTGGCGGCCTTGGTTCCGCTCGCCCTCTTCACCTTCCTGGTCCAAAAACGGATCCGCAGCTGGTACTTGCTCGTCCCCCTCGCCTTGGCTACCTGGGGCTTCGTCCACGCCTCCGGCATCCACGCCACCGTGGCCGGGGTGCTGCTGGGCTTCGCCGTGCCCGTCCTGGCAAGCGGCAAAAAGGGAGAGCCTTCCGAGGGCCTGGCAGAGCACTTCGAACACCGCCTGCGCCCGTTCTCGGCAGGGTTTGCCGTACCTGTCTTTGCGTTCTTCTCAGCCGGCGTGGCCTTGGGCGGACTCGATGGCATGGGCGCAGCCCTCTCGGATCCCGTGGCCGTCGGCATTGTGGCGGCGTTGGTGGTGGGCAAGGCCGTTGGCGTCTTCGGCACCACGTTCCTGGTCACCAAGACCACCCGGGCAAGCCTCGACTCCAGCATTGCCTGGATCGACCTCTTCGGGCTGGCCCTCCTGGCCGGCATCGGGTTCACCGTCTCGCTACTGATCGGCGAGCTGAGCTTCGGCACCGGTTCGGCACACAATGACCACGCCAAGGTGGCCATCCTGGCAGGCTCCCTGATAGCGGCGCTGCTGGCCGCCGTCGTGCTGAGGGCCCGCAACCGGCGCTACCGCCAGGTGCAGGCGGAGGAAGAACGGGACGACGACGGCGACGGCGTACCTGACGTCTTTGCCCGCGCCTGA
- a CDS encoding DUF2505 domain-containing protein, whose translation MALSASTTLPHSVDRVAAVFVDEEFLRHTSELVGGSLESFTIDGDTAGAFTTTTVRTLPTTRLPDIARKFVGETLKVTQTEQWEAPAADGSRASNIALKISGAPLDVTAVQRLVADGSNTRIELEGNVSSSVPFLGGKIADAAEPMVGKALNIQSQQAQAWLESH comes from the coding sequence ATGGCCCTGAGCGCATCCACCACCCTGCCGCACAGCGTTGACCGCGTAGCTGCCGTATTTGTCGACGAGGAATTCCTGCGTCACACGAGCGAACTGGTGGGCGGCTCCCTGGAATCGTTCACGATCGACGGCGACACCGCCGGTGCTTTCACCACCACCACCGTCCGTACCCTCCCCACCACGCGGCTGCCGGACATTGCCCGCAAGTTCGTTGGCGAAACCCTGAAGGTCACCCAGACCGAGCAGTGGGAAGCCCCTGCCGCCGACGGCTCGCGCGCCAGCAACATCGCCCTCAAGATCTCGGGTGCTCCCCTCGACGTCACGGCCGTTCAGCGCCTCGTGGCCGATGGCAGCAACACCCGCATCGAGCTCGAAGGCAACGTGTCCTCCTCGGTCCCGTTCCTCGGTGGCAAGATCGCCGACGCCGCGGAGCCCATGGTGGGCAAGGCCTTGAACATCCAGTCGCAGCAGGCCCAGGCCTGGCTCGAAAGCCACTAG
- a CDS encoding SCO4848 family membrane protein has protein sequence MEIPAILAVVLIVAGVWSLVVWPQFLKRVMKDPRARDAAGKATKFLTVHVVLVTISMVLGLATAAIGIAGLVA, from the coding sequence GTGGAGATCCCCGCGATCCTTGCGGTCGTCCTGATCGTTGCCGGTGTCTGGTCCTTGGTTGTGTGGCCGCAGTTCCTGAAGCGTGTCATGAAGGACCCCCGCGCCCGCGACGCCGCAGGCAAGGCCACGAAGTTCCTCACGGTCCACGTCGTGCTGGTCACCATCTCCATGGTGCTCGGCCTTGCGACGGCGGCCATCGGGATTGCGGGCCTCGTCGCCTGA
- the sufU gene encoding Fe-S cluster assembly sulfur transfer protein SufU: protein MSLDQLYQQIILDHSKQRHGSGLAETAAPAGASTGQSHQLNPVCGDEVTLRLAVADGTVQQISWDGAGCSISMASASVLSELGEGMSVEELHAVIENFREVLRSRGKVQADPEILGDAAAFEGVARYAARVKCAMISWVAAEDALNQATA from the coding sequence ATGAGTCTTGACCAGCTGTACCAGCAGATCATCCTGGACCACTCCAAGCAGCGTCACGGCAGCGGCCTGGCAGAAACGGCCGCCCCCGCCGGGGCATCCACCGGCCAATCGCACCAACTGAACCCTGTGTGCGGGGACGAAGTGACCCTGCGGCTCGCCGTTGCGGACGGAACAGTCCAGCAGATCAGCTGGGACGGTGCCGGCTGCTCCATCTCCATGGCGTCGGCCTCGGTGCTCAGCGAACTGGGTGAGGGCATGTCAGTGGAGGAACTGCACGCAGTGATCGAGAACTTCCGCGAGGTCCTCCGGTCACGTGGCAAAGTCCAGGCGGATCCGGAGATCCTGGGCGATGCCGCCGCGTTCGAAGGTGTCGCCCGGTACGCAGCGCGCGTGAAGTGCGCCATGATCTCCTGGGTTGCCGCGGAAGACGCCCTGAACCAGGCCACCGCCTAG
- a CDS encoding SDR family oxidoreductase produces the protein MQPSEATHSNTPQDTKTVLVTGATGYIGGRLVPRLLEAGHRVKVLVRTPQKIADVPWHDDVEIIENGLSDAEGLADALNGVDVLYYLVHSMASGSGFESKEEAMARLVAGAAAEAGVDRIVYLGGLHPENTELSTHMRSRETVGRVFLESPVDAIVFQAGVVIGSGSASFEMIRHLAETLPVMPAPSWVNNRVEAIAVRDVLHYLVAAAALTEKLNRSFDIGSRDVLKYKDMMNQYAVERGLPRRLVIALPVPAPKLAGLWVALVTPIPLSMSLPLVQSLQHDAVSREHDVDDYFPQPDGGLTPYRRAVALALGKERDVQVETTWANAGIDADPLPSDPDWAGYKVFLDERAFHSDAKPEHVWTIIEGIGGKNGWYSLPLAWRIRGWLDKLQGGAGLLRGRRHPKTLNTGEVVDWWRVEAIERGHLLRLRAEMRAPGGAWLELAVEPDGGGSLYKQRAIFFPRGLAGRLYWLGVYPFHGFIFPSMARNISAAAMTLQEAEQKRGSGVATDNP, from the coding sequence TTGCAGCCTTCGGAAGCTACGCATTCCAACACCCCGCAGGACACCAAGACAGTGCTGGTCACCGGCGCCACGGGATACATCGGCGGCCGCTTGGTCCCCCGGCTCCTCGAAGCCGGCCACAGAGTTAAAGTGCTGGTCCGTACGCCACAGAAGATCGCCGACGTTCCCTGGCATGACGACGTCGAAATCATCGAGAACGGCCTGTCCGACGCCGAAGGCCTCGCCGATGCCCTGAACGGCGTGGATGTCCTGTATTACCTGGTCCATTCCATGGCGTCCGGCAGCGGGTTCGAGTCCAAGGAAGAAGCCATGGCCCGGCTCGTGGCAGGAGCCGCAGCGGAGGCCGGGGTGGACAGGATCGTGTACCTCGGTGGGCTGCACCCGGAGAACACCGAGCTGTCCACGCACATGCGTTCGCGCGAGACCGTGGGCAGGGTGTTCCTTGAGTCGCCGGTGGACGCCATCGTCTTCCAAGCCGGTGTAGTGATCGGTTCGGGGTCGGCCTCGTTCGAGATGATCCGCCACCTGGCCGAAACCTTGCCCGTCATGCCGGCGCCCAGTTGGGTCAACAATCGGGTTGAAGCCATTGCCGTCCGCGATGTGCTCCATTATCTCGTCGCTGCCGCGGCGCTCACGGAGAAACTGAACCGTTCCTTCGACATCGGGTCCCGGGACGTCCTGAAATACAAGGACATGATGAACCAGTACGCCGTGGAGCGTGGACTCCCCCGGCGCTTGGTCATTGCGCTCCCCGTCCCGGCACCCAAGCTTGCCGGCCTGTGGGTTGCCCTGGTGACACCCATTCCGCTGTCCATGTCCTTGCCTCTGGTGCAGTCACTGCAGCACGACGCTGTGTCGAGGGAGCACGACGTCGACGATTACTTCCCGCAGCCCGACGGCGGCCTGACGCCCTACCGCCGTGCCGTCGCCTTGGCGCTCGGCAAGGAACGGGACGTGCAGGTGGAGACCACGTGGGCCAACGCCGGCATCGATGCCGATCCGCTTCCGAGCGACCCCGACTGGGCCGGCTACAAAGTGTTCCTGGATGAACGGGCCTTCCACAGCGACGCCAAGCCCGAACACGTCTGGACCATCATCGAAGGCATCGGCGGCAAGAACGGCTGGTACTCGCTGCCTTTGGCCTGGCGCATCCGTGGCTGGCTGGACAAGTTGCAGGGCGGTGCCGGGTTGCTGCGGGGGCGGCGCCACCCCAAGACGCTGAATACCGGCGAGGTGGTGGATTGGTGGCGGGTGGAGGCCATCGAGCGGGGACACCTGCTGCGCCTTCGCGCCGAGATGCGGGCACCCGGCGGCGCCTGGCTGGAACTGGCAGTGGAGCCCGACGGCGGCGGGAGCCTGTACAAGCAGCGAGCCATCTTCTTCCCCCGGGGTTTGGCGGGAAGGCTCTACTGGTTGGGCGTGTACCCGTTCCACGGGTTCATCTTCCCGTCGATGGCTCGCAACATTTCGGCGGCGGCCATGACCCTCCAGGAGGCTGAGCAGAAGCGGGGTTCGGGGGTGGCCACGGACAACCCGTAG